Within Citrus sinensis cultivar Valencia sweet orange chromosome 1, DVS_A1.0, whole genome shotgun sequence, the genomic segment CGAATGACCTGGGCATTTCTTAAGTATCGCTCTTCATTACCTACTTACAAGTAATTTATTATAgagttgaaattaaaaacactTGAATTCAAAAGGATGTTAATTActttcataatataattttctcaaaCTTATCTCTTAATAGACCATGCACCTccacaattttcaaaaataaatttcatattctTATAACTAGTAAATTTCGGTTATTTGGATGGGAGAAATAggaacatataaaaaaatgaatttaaaaaccCACTAAGATTAATGCATTAGTCCatcaaagattaattaattgacataAAACAACGCCCTACTCGAGAGCTTCAGTCAAAagcacatataatattaatggcAATTGTGGATCATACTACCTACGTACgtaccatatatatatagaagctCTCTCTCTCAGGCATACAATTCATCTACACGTCTGATGATTGAAAATtcgaaaacaaataaaacactaGAATACACAATACAGACAATTAACTGTAGAAACAAAGATACATAATCTAAATAATGATCTGATCAATCACGAATGCGCAAGTAAAGGGAGTAAGAGGAGAGCATGGAGAGTAGCACGAGAAGAACAGCGGCGAGGAGTGAGACCCCGGTGGCGCTGCCTATATGTCTGCAGTACTTGTCGTAAACGTTGCATATCTTTGTCCATCTCGAGTGGTCGTTGCCCTTTAATCCGATATACGCCACCCCTCCCGATGCCCCAGTTGCCGATGCTACGATCCCCAACATCACCTGTAATATCAAACATTATTGCGTCACGTTTTCAATTTAATGCAGTAATCTTGTCCGCACGATCGATTaaataaggaaataaaaaacttaccACGTCCCAGAATGCGAAATAGAGCAGCAGCCGTTTTGCGGAAGCTGGCTTGGAGACCACCGAAAGTGATGCAAGCATTGTGATGATACTGTATAGGCAAGCAACCGATAGTGCCGCGACAAAATATCtgcaaaaatcatattaaaaaatttttaaattataaaaatgaaaaagatatatatagaGGTACATTCAAAGTCAGGTAATGGCGTTTTTCATAGGTTGTTTGGAACCAAACtcatttcattaaataaaaaaaagtcactttctgatatttttaatatatatatttatttccgTTGGAGATGCTCCATTTGAGCTGGACCCATATTTGGTATTGAAAGAGAATGGGTCTGATGCGTTGTGATCATTATTTTATCTAGGGAGCATGCAATGATTGAAATAAAGGGACCCTTTTATGCTTGCTAAAAATTCGACTTTCTCAATTATTTGGtgtaataggaaaaaaaaaattgattttctgaATCAAAAACCTTGGAAATGATCTTTGCATGTTGCGACTCAAGTCTccacatgattttttttttggaaaataagaaaaaaatcatctttcaAGTGCGTcataattatctaaaaagaaaacaaaaaaattattcatcatGATGTgtgtttagaaaaaaaattcttcaaaattaatctattttattaattttttacataaacacatttgaagatttcaaacTACATTTGACTAAAAAGCGAACCATTGATaaactactttttttttatgtaaaattcgACAGAGTTCTAATATACGTAATCGCTAaccctttattttctttaataaaatcttgGTTATacatcttaaaattttatcttaaaatcaAGGAAATGACGAGGTATTGCACTTAATTTacttctaatttataaaataaatgaaacacgTTAAGCATGtcaaatcatttaaaataaatttagtgataaaattttaaaagtgtATCACCATTAttgtcaataaaattaattttaacgtCATCTTTCATTACTCTAAAGTAAACGTCTAACTTTCGAAATCAATATCCACTTTGTCAACAAAGGTTGGCGCCTATTAGTTATCATTCATTGCAAAATAATTCCTATATGTGGtttacaaacttaaaatatacTCTTTTTAACCCCCTCCTAGGTATTAGTTTTAGtcataaaggaaaaaaaaataataatagcacTAAATTGCAGATTCCGGTCCGATCTCAGCCCTAGGTGCAAAGAAAACTAAGAGCAATTCTATCCACATAAATAGTATACTAACTTTTACTATCCCAAAAGAAGAATTGGTATTCATCTATTTCGTAATCAGATAAagtaataactaattttacaagttatgAAATTGATCATCTAATAAATTCACGCTGCATCAATCAGTAAACAGGGGCAGAAAAATTGCGACATTACATGAGAAGTGTTTTTAGCATTATCTGTTTGATGGTTAACAGAACTCCCAGAGGTTGATGTTGATGAGAACTTAAAAGCAGGTTGCTATACATGCAATTTATGAAGTGAATACTTCCAAGAGACATATTAATGCATATTTCATGTGTGAGTTTTTTGTGTAttgatcattatttttaaaacccAGGAGGCTTCATCTGTTGTTgttattcaaaacaaaataaataataaagaaagaaagaaagaaagacagagagaaaaataagggGTGGATATGGATAAACTTACATGAAAGCCGGGGAATCGGTAAACTTGGCTTTAACGCTGACTCTAATAGGAATCCCAGGTGGGGTTACGAGCTCAGTTTGCTTGGCGGTAGCCATGACGATTACGGAAACGAGCGTTGCTGCAAACAGCAATACTCTAAGACCCACATCGATGCCAAAATAGTTTTCGCGC encodes:
- the LOC102611331 gene encoding CASP-like protein 1D1; this translates as MASEAPAKYEDQRAVRENYFGIDVGLRVLLFAATLVSVIVMATAKQTELVTPPGIPIRVSVKAKFTDSPAFIYFVAALSVACLYSIITMLASLSVVSKPASAKRLLLYFAFWDVVMLGIVASATGASGGVAYIGLKGNDHSRWTKICNVYDKYCRHIGSATGVSLLAAVLLVLLSMLSSYSLYLRIRD